One window of the Primulina eburnea isolate SZY01 chromosome 18, ASM2296580v1, whole genome shotgun sequence genome contains the following:
- the LOC140820084 gene encoding uncharacterized protein, with protein MFFACRSSKFKQPFQIRGKLNISRLLSSAFVETEISRIVSMINDHPYPDQPLLPTLRCEIPAAVLSTPFIEKILGSLFAAHSNGLKAYEFFKYCLQNDLYVPSSDAFEKTLHILTRMRYFSKAWELIEDIKQAHPSLITLKSMSIILSRIAKFQSYEEALDAFEKMETNIFCGKRFGTNEFNVLLRAFCTQRQMKEAQSVFSKMHMRYAPNIKTMNILLLGFKESGDVTAVELFYHEMVRRGFKPNSITYNIRIDAYCKKGHFGDALRLFEEMERVSCLPTLETITTLIHGAGLARNSTKAKQLFDDITKRNLQPDTGAYNACMSSLIRTRDVISAATLMEEMETRGIKHDNITYHTMFLGLMRSKGIDGVIQLYSKMLEKNFVPKTRTVVMLMKIFCENGRVDLGLGLWNYLMNKGHCPHGHALDLLVTGLCSQGRVEEAFDCCKQMLVRGRRVSELVFEMLKRFLVQMEEFDRLSELENMIKRLKFLLPPSSKIL; from the coding sequence ATGTTCTTCGCTTGCAGAAGTAGTAAATTTAAACAACCTTTTCAAATTCGTGGAAAGCTGAACATTTCTAGGCTTCTTTCGTCTGCGTTCGTGGAAACGGAAATTTCAAGAATTGTGAGCATGATTAATGACCATCCTTATCCCGACCAGCCACTACTTCCCACTCTTCGGTGTGAAATCCCCGCCGCTGTCTTGTCAACCCCTTTCATTGAAAAGATTCTTGGTAGCTTGTTTGCCGCGCATTCAAATGGTCTCAAGGCTTATGAATTTTTCAAATATTGTCTTCAAAATGACTTGTACGTTCCAAGTTCAGATGCTTTTGAGAAGACCCTCCATATACTGACACGTATGCGCTACTTCAGCAAAGCTTGGGAGCTAATTGAAGATATCAAGCAGGCTCACCCTTCGTTGATCACCCTCAAGTCGATGAGCATCATTTTATCAAGGATCGCAAAATTCCAATCATATGAGGAAGCCCTAGATGCGTTTGAGAAAATGGAGACGAATATATTCTGTGGCAAAAGATTTGGTACGAACGAGTTCAACGTACTTCTTCGAGCATTTTGCACTCAGCGACAGATGAAAGAAGCACAATCGGTGTTCAGCAAGATGCATATGCGATATGCTCCCAACATCAAGACCATGAATATCTTGCTGTTGGGGTTCAAGGAATCAGGTGATGTTACTGCAGTGGAGTTGTTCTATCATGAGATGGTTCGAAGAGGTTTTAAGCCCAACAGTATTACATACAACATTAGGATCGATGCATATTGTAAGAAAGGGCATTTTGGTGATGCTCTTAGACTTTTTGAAGAGATGGAGCGTGTTAGTTGTTTGCCCACATTAGAAACCATCACCACATTGATACATGGAGCGGGGTTGGCTAGGAATAGTACCAAGGCTAAGCAATTGTTTGATGACATTACCAAGAGAAATCTACAGCCCGATACAGGGGCGTATAATGCTTGCATGAGTTCCCTCATCAGAACAAGGGATGTCATCTCTGCTGCGACCTTGATGGAAGAGATGGAAACGAGAGGCATCAAGCACgacaatatcacatatcatactaTGTTCTTGGGATTAATGAGGTCAAAGGGTATTGATGGTGTCATCCAACTTTACTCAAAAATGCTCGAGAAAAACTTCGTGCCAAAAACAAGGACAGTCGTTATGTTGATGAAAATTTTCTGCGAGAATGGTAGAGTTGATCTTGGTTTGGGATTATGGAACTACTTGATGAACAAAGGGCATTGTCCACACGGCCATGCTCTTGACCTTCTTGTAACGGGGCTATGTTCCCAAGGACGAGTCGAAGAGGCGTTTGATTGTTGCAAGCAGATGCTTGTGAGAGGTAGGCGTGTGAGTGAGCTAGTGTTTGAGATGCTCAAGAGATTTTTGGTGCAAATGGAAGAGTTCGATAGATTAAGTGAACTTGAGAACATGATAAAGAGATTAAAATTCTTGTTGCCTCCTTCCTCCAAAATATTATAG
- the LOC140820181 gene encoding protein IRX15-LIKE-like has product MTYNELNAIATVLHQCHDPCNFLVFGLTHETLLWNSLNHNGVTVFIDQSSFLVSQLEGKHLDIEAYDVRFTTRVSDLYDLIDLYKEKVRDECRPVQNLLFSDCELAVNDMPNHIYDIKWDVILVDGPSGYSSEAPGRMSAIFTAGVLARNKKDLAKKTHVFVHDAGREVERVCSFEFLCKENLVKCVDSLAHFAVERMESNSFEFCANSISSSFEELATSDDFDGEE; this is encoded by the coding sequence ATGACTTACAACGAGCTAAATGCTATCGCCACGGTCCTCCACCAATGCCACGACCCTTGTAACTTCCTAGTTTTCGGCCTCACACATGAAACCCTCCTCTGGAACTCACTCAACCACAACGGTGTCACGGTTTTCATTGATCAAAGCTCGTTCTTGGTATCTCAACTCGAAGGGAAACACCTGGACATCGAAGCATACGACGTTAGGTTCACCACGCGTGTCAGTGACTTATACGACCTGATCgacctatataaagagaaggtCAGGGACGAATGCAGGCCGGTGCAAAACCTTCTGTTCTCGGACTGCGAACTGGCTGTAAACGACATGCCAAACCATATATACGACATCAAATGGGACGTGATTTTGGTCGACGGGCCGAGCGGGTACTCGTCGGAAGCACCGGGGAGAATGTCTGCTATATTCACTGCCGGAGTTTTGGCCAGGAACAAGAAAGATCTTGCTAAGAAAACACACGTTTTCGTGCACGATGCAGGGAGAGAAGTCGAAAGGGTTTGTAGTTTCGAGTTCTTATGCAAAGAAAATTTGGTCAAGTGTGTGGATTCATTAGCACATTTTGCGGTGGAAAGAATGGAGTCTAACTCGTTTGAGTTTTGTGCCAACTCCATTTCCTCAAGTTTTGAAGAACTTGCTACATCAGATGATTTCGATGGTGAAGAATAA
- the LOC140820180 gene encoding uncharacterized protein: MSSNHSPKEIEILISIELLTLCEALNLSDGFKSFSESVVYSLIDKFYPNDFSKDDIKHLKTQLDHYKLDVFEDMKFKDVDSLPKLCRLLVETKKSRIYSIIDRLIRLVLTLPVSTFTTERAFSGMKILKTSLRNKMEQEYLNNAIVLYIEREIANDIDIDYKLIDLIF, translated from the coding sequence AtgtcttcaaatcattctcCGAAAGAAATTGAAATTCTCATCTCAATAGAGCTTCTCACTCTTTGTGAAGCCTTGAATCTCAGTGATGGCTTCAAATCATTTTCTGAAAGTGTTGTTTATtctttgattgataaattttaTCCCAATGATTTTTCCAAAGatgacataaaacatttgaaaacTCAATTGGATCATTACAAGCTTGATGTATTTGAGGACATGAAGTTTAAAGATGTTGATTCTCTTCCTAAATTATGCCGACTACTAGTTGAAACAAAGAAATCGAGAATTTATTCCATTATTGATAGACTGATTCGTTTGGTCTTGACTCTTCCAGTTTCCACTTTTACAACTGAGCGAGCATTTTCAGGAATGAAAATTCTCAAGACATCACTTCGCAACAAAATGGAGCAGGAATATTTAAACAATGCAATAGTTTTGTATATTGAGAGAGAGATTGCTAATGACATTGATATAGATTACAAATTGATAGATTTGATCTTTTGA